The Chloroflexaceae bacterium genome contains a region encoding:
- a CDS encoding prolyl oligopeptidase family serine peptidase — MRARWLVLVALVVALSIGAGGIRPTRAAPAPAATPVPGECVTGALLSGAQYKICVPQSGWNGDLVLWAHGYVLRDDPLTFQDELPGDPPIALPTLVQSLGYAFAATTYRKNGLVVLQAQEDLLELLEVFKAGYQTQTGQPYAGRVYITGASMGGLIATLLAEKHPDKFAGALAACGIVGDFRRHVNYWGDFRVVFDYFFPGALRPPQLLAPNSEAWRDQYGPAVTGAVLANPSGARQLIAVTKAPVDLRDAYPHLKTIQSVMFYSALSAADAEDRLGGNPFDNVNRWYWGSENDLRLNLRVARFRASSTALGAIRANYETSGRPRVPIVMPHTTQDEVVRFDQSLRYWLKARPEGAGRVTVIPITRFGHCNFTASEIVLSFALLVQQATGALPAALAAEAAELDAAPLDTDLTPYLEALRAAEAEDAAQQDQASWNRVYLPVLVR, encoded by the coding sequence ATGCGTGCGCGATGGTTGGTGCTGGTTGCGCTCGTGGTCGCCCTGAGCATCGGCGCTGGCGGCATTCGCCCCACCCGGGCGGCGCCGGCCCCTGCCGCCACCCCCGTTCCTGGAGAATGTGTGACAGGCGCGCTGTTGAGCGGGGCGCAGTACAAGATCTGCGTCCCCCAGAGCGGCTGGAACGGCGACCTGGTGCTCTGGGCCCATGGCTACGTGCTTCGTGACGACCCGCTGACGTTCCAGGATGAACTGCCGGGCGATCCGCCGATTGCGTTGCCAACCCTGGTGCAGAGCCTGGGCTATGCCTTCGCCGCCACCACTTACCGCAAAAATGGCCTGGTCGTGCTCCAGGCCCAGGAGGATCTTCTCGAATTGCTGGAAGTCTTCAAGGCAGGCTATCAGACACAAACCGGTCAGCCCTACGCTGGCCGGGTCTACATCACTGGCGCCTCCATGGGCGGCCTGATCGCCACCCTCCTGGCGGAAAAGCACCCCGACAAGTTCGCGGGCGCCCTGGCCGCCTGCGGCATCGTCGGCGACTTCCGGCGCCACGTGAACTACTGGGGCGATTTCCGCGTGGTCTTCGATTACTTCTTCCCCGGCGCCCTGCGACCGCCGCAACTCCTGGCGCCGAATTCGGAAGCCTGGAGGGATCAGTATGGCCCCGCCGTCACGGGGGCCGTACTGGCCAATCCCTCCGGCGCGCGGCAACTCATCGCGGTCACCAAAGCGCCGGTGGATCTCCGGGATGCCTATCCGCATCTCAAGACGATTCAGTCGGTAATGTTCTACAGCGCCCTCTCCGCCGCGGACGCCGAGGATCGGCTCGGCGGCAATCCCTTCGACAACGTGAACCGCTGGTACTGGGGCTCCGAAAACGACCTGCGGCTGAACCTGCGCGTCGCCCGTTTTCGTGCCAGCTCGACGGCCCTGGGTGCCATCCGCGCGAACTACGAGACCAGCGGCAGGCCGCGCGTCCCCATCGTCATGCCCCACACCACCCAGGACGAGGTGGTGCGCTTCGACCAGAGCCTGCGCTACTGGCTGAAGGCCCGTCCCGAAGGCGCGGGGCGGGTGACGGTGATCCCAATCACCCGATTCGGCCACTGCAACTTCACCGCCAGCGAGATTGTGCTGAGCTTCGCCCTGCTGGTACAGCAGGCCACTGGCGCCCTGCCGGCCGCGCTGGCGGCCGAGGCGGCCGAACTCGATGCCGCCCCGCTCGATACCGACCTGACGCCGTACCTGGAGGCCCTGCGCGCCGCCGAGGCTGAAGACGCCGCGCAGCAGGACCAGGCGAGCTGGAACCGGGTCTATCTGCCGGTTCTTGTCCGTTAA
- a CDS encoding esterase-like activity of phytase family protein, with the protein MLQRIAFHCRWLLLMVVVLLGLAVLPAAAPVAQAQTAPYVELRGWAVLPADTFAAGPPSGFAISPANNRRPPFAQQPVQGFSAVLPLWNGNWLGLSDNGFGAKGNSADYRLRWYELRVDFGRRSVSVIGYTEMSDPDRRVPFPIVNANLDRVLTGGDFDPESFRQAPDGTFWVGDEFGPFLLHLDVRGRLLEPPYATPVPPALRPFARGLDVVKSPEHPDFAALPTPEARRAAANLPTSRGFEGLALNTSGTRLYPLLEGPLFDDPVRNRLLLREFDLATKQYTDRIWFYPMEAPNHAIGELTAINDREFLVIERDAGEGPTALFKRIYLVSLDRVSEGGVLQKELLVDLMQITDRNKITRPEEGAFGFGPIFKFPFVTIEAVYPVDSRTLLVLNDNNYPFSAGRRPGLAPDDNEFILVYLPKSLNLKRQ; encoded by the coding sequence ATGCTTCAGCGGATCGCGTTCCATTGCCGGTGGCTGCTGCTCATGGTTGTGGTTCTCCTGGGGCTGGCGGTTCTGCCCGCTGCCGCGCCCGTCGCCCAGGCACAGACAGCCCCCTATGTGGAGTTGCGCGGCTGGGCCGTGCTGCCCGCCGACACCTTCGCCGCCGGCCCGCCCTCGGGCTTCGCCATCAGCCCGGCCAACAACCGGCGTCCGCCCTTCGCCCAGCAGCCGGTGCAGGGCTTCAGCGCTGTACTGCCCCTCTGGAACGGCAACTGGCTCGGTCTCTCCGACAATGGCTTTGGGGCCAAGGGCAACAGCGCCGACTACCGGCTGCGCTGGTACGAACTCAGGGTGGATTTCGGCCGCAGAAGCGTTAGCGTTATCGGCTACACCGAGATGAGCGATCCCGACCGCCGCGTACCCTTCCCCATCGTCAACGCCAACCTCGACCGGGTGCTCACCGGCGGCGATTTCGACCCCGAGTCGTTCCGCCAGGCCCCTGATGGCACGTTCTGGGTCGGCGACGAGTTCGGCCCCTTCCTGCTGCACCTCGACGTCCGCGGCCGCCTCCTGGAGCCGCCCTACGCCACGCCCGTGCCCCCCGCGCTGCGACCCTTCGCCCGCGGGCTGGATGTGGTGAAGTCTCCCGAACATCCCGACTTCGCGGCGCTGCCCACGCCCGAAGCGCGCCGCGCCGCCGCCAATCTGCCCACCAGCCGCGGCTTCGAAGGCCTGGCCCTCAACACGAGCGGCACGCGCCTCTATCCCCTGCTCGAAGGGCCGCTCTTCGACGACCCGGTGCGGAACCGTCTGCTCCTGCGCGAATTTGACCTGGCGACGAAGCAGTATACCGACCGGATCTGGTTCTACCCCATGGAGGCGCCCAACCACGCCATCGGCGAGCTGACGGCGATCAACGACCGGGAGTTTCTGGTGATCGAGCGCGACGCTGGCGAAGGTCCCACGGCCCTCTTCAAGCGCATCTACCTGGTGAGCCTCGACCGGGTGAGCGAGGGTGGCGTACTGCAAAAGGAGCTGCTGGTAGACCTCATGCAGATCACCGACCGGAACAAAATCACCCGCCCCGAGGAGGGCGCCTTCGGCTTTGGGCCGATCTTCAAGTTCCCCTTCGTAACTATTGAGGCTGTCTACCCGGTGGACAGCCGCACGCTGCTGGTGCTCAACGACAACAACTACCCCTTCAGTGCCG